From Longimicrobiaceae bacterium, a single genomic window includes:
- a CDS encoding transposase: MDPELFLTHIFCLCDDLLARQRLRQRGFAPALSDSEVLAIELAGEFLGLEKETDLYRFFRWHYTHLFPALTKVHRTSFTRQMANLWGVKYLVWRCVLERVAFDPYFSILDSMPVPICRFSRAKRSRLFAGQASYGKDSLQPGTYYGFRLHVRICWPGVITGFELSAANGADVTAAASIRVAGRRKSPPLLSFPLLVVDPAPRVA, translated from the coding sequence ATGGACCCCGAACTCTTCCTGACGCACATCTTCTGCCTCTGCGACGATCTGCTGGCACGTCAGCGGCTGCGCCAGAGGGGATTTGCCCCTGCACTGAGTGACAGCGAGGTCCTCGCGATCGAACTCGCCGGCGAGTTCCTGGGGCTGGAGAAGGAGACGGATCTCTACCGCTTCTTTCGCTGGCATTACACCCATCTCTTCCCCGCCCTCACGAAGGTGCATCGCACCAGCTTCACGCGCCAGATGGCCAACCTCTGGGGGGTGAAGTACCTCGTGTGGCGGTGCGTACTGGAGCGGGTGGCTTTTGATCCCTACTTCTCGATCCTCGACAGCATGCCCGTGCCGATCTGCCGGTTCTCTCGGGCCAAGCGCAGCCGCCTCTTTGCAGGTCAGGCCAGCTATGGAAAGGACTCACTCCAGCCGGGCACCTACTACGGCTTCCGCCTGCACGTGAGGATCTGCTGGCCCGGGGTGATCACCGGCTTCGAGTTGAGCGCAGCCAACGGGGCGGATGTCACTGCGGCGGCGTCGATACGCGTCGCTGGGCGTCGGAAATCCCCGCCCCTGCTGTCATTCCCGCTGCTGGTCGTCGATCCGGCTCCCAGGGTAGCGTGA